GCTTCTGCCTGTTGTCCTCCCccataacaaccaaactcttctacacctgaaattctggaatctatagatattgggggtgacacaGGGGCACTGGAGACGACAGAACTAATGCATTTGACTGTACATTCCGTATAGATATCAGAAAATGTTTTAACATAATCATccattccttgcctttgaagggctttcctaactgctgaagttttgacagaatcaaaagaccGTCCTATAGTctaaaaatgccatacatagtggtttgccatgCTCTGCTATTTTtctattacatggatatggtcagttattgaataccctcttctaaatcctgtctgtcctcttggttgattaaagtcagtCTTACTGtcattctattcggcctaatataatctttttaaatatcttatatattacttaGAGTAAACGTATTGGGCAGTAGTTTTTTTCAGGTCTTTAGTTTCCCCCTTTGGACATAAGTCTGTCTCTCGGGCAATTTTTATTAAATACCTAGGCATTTGTGTTATCAACTATCTTAAGGCAACACTTccctagttttctgtatcttttttcGTCTTCAGGAATAGAAtttggaagaaaaagatgaaatttgtTACTGTGCTGCTACATTTATTCAATTTTCGTCAACAGTTTTTTTAGCCATAACTATTGGTTTTCGTCAGGGCATATTTACTGTTCCaaatttgatataatttacaaAGTTGCAACGCAATAAAAGTCATAGTATATCACACAGATACAAAATTAACCGATTGGTCTGCGAACACACAATTTATCTGAACTGAAAGGAACACTCGCCGGTTTTTGCCTAACAACATAAAGCTCTTCCGCCCTCGTATGTTCTACAAGCAATGAGAGATATTAATGGTATAGACCGATCTAACCTAATCCACACATCGACGTTGAGAAGCATACTTATCTTTTGGTGCTGGAGCTTTTTTAAGAAGTGTTCCTTGAAGTCAAGATGTGTTTCGCACACACTGCATGTGAAGCGtcgatacaaatatatgtatttgagaaaaaaaaaaaaaacacacacacaataaaaacgTTTCTGCGTTGTGTATTGAGCGGCTGcttatataaaaatgaattagTTTTACTGAACGATTGCTGGAAGTTACCTCTTGTCTAAAGACACCACTGTCCTTCAAACCGCTTGTTATCGCAAAACTTAATACttaattgtttatctatttattcaattaatttagaaaattattataatactttgggtaaatattttaatagaaaattctttGTGTTCTCTTTATGCTAGTATataaccaaattatttttttttttcattatgggtcCCCCGATCTTGAGGAGTTTGTTTAATGTTATTTTAGCTGGAACGAAACAATAATTCGATCACGGGTCAGAGTCTAATGCCAATAGGGGATTATTTATTGCTAACCCCATGGCTATAATTACCTAAATCCTAACATTACATAGAAATCATTATCCTTATAAAATGGCAGTGCATTCAtagaaatggaaattaaaataaatctaaaacatCAAAATacctaacaacaacaaatgtaaaaaAATTTTTTAAGACATTTTCCACAAAAACCCATGAAAATGCCACTGAATACATCCGAGTCCCACAATTTCCTTCATTTTTATTTGTCATAAATGAGGAAAAGATAATTTAACTggtgctggtttagtatgtggcctaccttttattattctggtttagtatgtggcctaccttttattattctggtttagtatgtggcctaccttttattattctggtttagtatgtggcctaccttttattattctggtttagtatgtggcctacctgccttgttaggttaggttagtaggtaaggccacatactaaaacagataaaatttcgtaggccatactcgaaaggtaggccacatactaaactttAATTTATCTTCGAGCAATGTAGTTTAACTAAATCCAACCAAGTTAAACTAATTTAGCCTACACCATCTCAAGTTAACCTAGATTAGCTTAACTAATACAAAATAGAGGATGGTAAACTggaatgataaaaagaaagaagTGGGGAAATAGAAGAAATTCATTTGTTAGAAAGAGAATAGGATGAGGCATTTCATCTTGCTATTTCTGCATCAGGATTATGTAGGATAAGAACAAAAAGGATAACAAGATGAAGCAGTGGTATTTTAGAGTCTTCTTTCTCAATTAATCCTATTTTCATTTATTACTCCTAATACCCAGAAATAtttgatcaattattattattattacttggtaagctacatccctagttggaaaaccaggatgctgtaaacccaggagccccaacagggaaaatagcccagagaggaaatgaaacatgaaaaaatgaaatgttttaagaacagtaacattagaatagatatttcctatataaactataaaaacttaacaaaacaagaggaagagaaataagataggatagtgtgcccgagtgtaccctcaagcaaaagaactctaacctaagacagtggaagatcgtggtacagagactatggcactgcccatgcctagagaacaatggtttgattttggggtgtcgttctcctagaagagctgattaccatagctagagagtcttctacccttaccaagaggaaagtagccactgaagaattatttGGGAttaagtattaaataaaaaaacgatacttatatagaatattttatgtGTGCTAGAGATGAATACATAGAGCTCCTTTAGTGTTAATCGGTAAAAATAGtaatagttataaaaaatatgcatcaTACAAACTTTTGAGGATGAACTTGTATTGAtggtaatgaagatgataatgtcgCAAATTGCATGAAGCATATGATACCAAATGTGATGAACCGTGGTAGCGACTGTAAAGATCCAACCTGGTCATAATACATTGACCAAACTTTACAGAAACAGAGGAACACAATAGTTACCCGTCTGTCTAAGTAACTCATAGAAAACAAGTCATGTATAACCCGCATTGCAGTAAGTACCCGAAATCGTACTGACTCTCGACTTGTTGAAGGAGTCGCCATCACTTCCGTAGGTGAGGTGGCTGGCTGGCTGTGTACCGTTTCCATTTGACTGCAAGTTCTCTTCTTCTTCCAAGCGATTCACCAAGTCTGCTACAGTTTCGGCAAGGTTACGGCCGTTGGTTTCCGGCAACAGGAACACGAGCAATCCAGCCACAATAGCACAGCTTCCAAAGACAGCAGCTGACACCCATGCTAGGTTGTTTCCATACTGGAATTGTCAAAGAGTTACTGTTTTTAGTTAAAGAACATGGTATTTGGGTAATCATGAAAACAAGTACAgtaactacaacaacaaaaaaattacttataatgCAAGTAGAATGAAACATTATTGGATCGTTAAGTACACAAATAGTATATgtacatgaataaaataacaataaattgccATACAATTATCTTAGGTTACAAAAGCATTCTAATTTCCTCAAAACAAGAAATTGAAAATTCTTGAAACTATAGTTTTACATTGAAATTACTGATCAGGAAAAGAAGCCATAGAAAGGATGTCTTACTTAAAGAGCTTCACATAAATACAATTACAATTATATCCTATCATTATAGTCTTATAAACAACTATGTAGCCAAAAGCCAGAGGACCTCTATCCTAAAGAAAATTGGCAATTGTAGTTAATCATATTGGCATAAGAGAGATCAACCTGTGTCCCAGAAGAAGTTGCAATGTCATTTCAGTGTAGCTATCTTGGATTATCTTCCTGCAGAAGGACTGGTTCCATTTATAGCAGTAGTGTGAAGTCTATGGTGACGACTTCCCTTCAAAGATCTTTCTCAGGCAACAAAAGCCTCTGTGTATATCTACATCCACACAGGCAGCAATACGGCATTTACAGGTAAATTTAAGCAGAAGGTTAAGTGGGATATACATCAATTCCAATGAGACCATTCCAGACACCACCTTCAGCTCTCTGTATTTATGGTTTTATTGGAATCGACTCATTTTACATCCAAGCTTCAAGTCTGCTCACGTCTTCACAATCCAAATTGCACACAGCCTTGTGGTCATTCGTTTTCAATTCAGTCCTGCTTTGCCAACCAATCGTTCACACCTTTGCATACCAGTGTGTTATGGAAACATTTCTAATTCGTCTTTTAAACTCACATACATTCCCTGGTTCCCTGCAACATTTCTCCAGACACTAGCTACATGGCTTTCAGTATTCTACATCGCCATTTTCCCTAGTCTCTTACCACTTAGCTGTTCAACTTCTTTAATGTTAATTTGCTCTAGCGCTTAGCCCTACCTACCACTGAAGAAGCAGTTGTTTGGACAATCATCAGTTGATTTCAGAAATGTGATTAGAAATTACTTATGCATTTTTCCAAGTAGAGTATGATCAAATAGGCCCCCCTGATAACCTTTTCTCAACTAGgcctaattaagaaaaaaaaaatgcttaaaagaaGAGAATGGGGGAAGAAGGGTATGAGGGATTCATTGACTGAGAGAATAATTGTCAGGAAAATAGAATACAAGGTAATAAAAGAATGAGAGAATGTGGAAATAAGACTGGTGAAAGACGAATGTCAGATAGTAAAAGTATAAGGGAATaatataattaagaaataataCTGTGACGAAAGACGAATATAAGGTAATAAGAGTACGAAGGAAtgatagaataaggaaataaaagccTGAGATAATAAGCAAATGAAGAATATATTGACCCCAAAGGAAATCCCCCCAGACTTAACTCTTAAAGGAGGGAAGACAGCAAAAGCCTTGAGAAAGGGAAAGCAGAAAATGAATTCCAGAGCTGGCATCAGAGGAGAGTAAATGGAGGCATCACAAGTATCCTGGGAACATGGAAGAAAGTAGCCGCTTTCCGGCAGCCTGGCAGAAATGAATTACCGTATAATACGTAATGAAGGGAGGTATGCTGAAGCCCACATAAGCGGAGAGAGTGCAGGCAGCTGAGCCCAAAGGTCGCAGCGTCGTTGGAAATAGTTCTGGAGCATACAGGAAGTTTACCTGTGTGGATAAATAAGAGAAAAGCCCCAAAAATGAGAAGCGCTACTAGAAATATGATTAGACTTGAAAAAACTAGAAGTTAACTGTATAGAAATGGTCTCCATTTTATTCAGTTATAAATTTAGTATATTTTAGCGGATAACTAAAATAAACTGattagcatatatattatatagaaagagctgttttatttttattaactgcAAATATCAAAACTCTTAAATTGTATTCGGTATGGCATTTTATACTTATGAAAATCTGAATGATTCGCTCAAGGAGGATATACAGGTACCAAACCAGCTAATACCTTACCTGGTAAGCCGTACAAACCAACAGGTAGCTGATCATGACAATGCCGATGTGCAGCCATTCTGAAATAGGATGTCAAAATCACTTGTATGCTTTTGGAGGATAGAACGGTCCAGGAACAATAGCCTGTACTGGTTGGTATCAAGCCAGCTTAATCCTTATCAATGACGTTTCCACATTCCAAAGGGATCGTTTACTAAGGAAcgacagtacatactgtatatacagaaatGGTCTTCTTGACATTCAGAAAAGTTTAACCAACTCACCGTTCGTGATATGATATAACAAAAATCCAGCAACTGAAAGAAGAAGAGCTCCGCTAGTCATGAGACAGGTAGTGACAACTGATTTTCTTCCAATTCGCTTCGTGATCGGAGCCGTCAAGCTGTAAGCGGGTATCTCAAAGGCTCCCAGCAAGGCCATGTAGAGAAACGGGGAGCTGTGAATATGAGAGAATTATGATTACGGCTATTTCTTGAGACGACTGTCCGCACCCCAAATCGAAGGATGGAAAATATGTGGAGTCTACTAGTATCACGTTCATCAGGTCTAACAATATATGTAATGGTCTTGTCAAGagtattttgaattgtaattttatttctgGACATGATCTTTTTATGAAATCCTTTTCTATAAATCCAAATCTGATATGGAATGAAGAATTAATAGTTTTCCTCGTTGAACTTCAGACTTGTTTTTGAAAGACAGTAGTGTTGAGCATTCTTACCACTaagcttaattttatatataaatcttctcTTTGGGAACTTTGGATGCATGAAAAACTTAAGAAGGAACAGTAAGCACAAGAACAGGTCACCAGTGCGACTGTAGATACAGAAGAATTTTGTCAGGAAAGGTACGACTAAAACGAACCACTACCAAGTTTGTTGATTAAAAATTTCTCACTATAACTACTGCAGATTCGTTAACGTATCCGAATAGCACTCAAcaatgtcttttattttcttttccgttTGACTTTGATGTTCTTTTCACCTGTCTGTCACGTATCATTGGCCTTTCTAttgttccatttgccactcttttaCTCAAGAACGTTTCCATAGAACCAGCCCTTTGAAAAACTCAACTTAAGGCTTAGTTAGATTAATGTATAATGGCATGAGATACCCTTAGTGATTTGCCAACTCTACTAATAGCTGAGATATGTTGGCTTATACTCTtcaagaaaagaggtttggtggaagaggatgcctttcatagaaggcattggagagggcgtatcagcaACCGACACCCTCCACCctcatgtagggataacggtgggaaagaagaagaagtcttATCTTCAAGTTCAATAACGATTAAAGATCAAACTAAACCTAGTTTCTCTCACCTGAAGGAGCTTGAACTCAGTGGTAATCCCAAGTACACGACTCCTTGCAGAAGCCACACAGTGACCAGTACCAGCGTCATTTTTCTGATGATTTTTGTTCTCAGAAGAGCCACAGGCGCCGCCCACCACGGACCAATGCCGTCATCTAGGCCCAAGGCATTGGGAGGCCTGCTCAAGCTTGGGTCTGTGCCTCCACGtgctgacattgagtcttgggtCTTGGTAGAGGGTAGGTGGAGTGAAGTTCCACTTTCGTTTTGTTCATTTTGTGTCTTCTGAGTCTTTGTCTCATTTTGTTTCTGAGGTTTAGTAAATGGAATACTAATTGAGTGTCTACTCAGCGATTGGAAGGAAAACATTAATAAAATGAGTTCATCTCGAATcataagaaaatgaataatgatGCCCGTGGGAAAATAGTTCTTCAAGTTGATGAATATAAAGGTATACTGCCATGTGCATCTATACAGATCTAGAGAGAAATAGCAGATAGACATGAACGTTTTTTTATGTTATGGAAACATTACAGTCAGaagtatttaaatgaaaattagatGAATTTGATTAGTCTTTTATCACTGTAATGTAGAAATATTTATAGGTGTAAGTCCTTAgcaatagaaataaaactatgtggatttttttttgtaGATGGCACTGGATTAAATGGTGATAGAAAGGAAAGactatatatattacaatgaaaaCCTGATATTAACAACTGGCATTAGGAGAAGAAATATCATAGAAGTGGATGAAAGAATATATGAACATGTTCATACTGATGACCATACAACCTAGGAACTCTCATCttgtatgaattagatttataATACAATTCAATACACAGTCTTTAACTTTTCAAAGGTACAgtgggacacaggaattcctggtacaccttgttcTGAGTAaatgcacccaatcacaccctctCTGTGCGACAAATTCCTGTGTTTAGCCACGCCCATCATCTCTGCCATCTTTTCCTACACTGTCTGTTtcgttactcgccgcgaagtaagggtgtgacaaggtgcacttcttcggagagaAGAGTGCCAGGGActtctgtgtccaattgtacatatcagtatttacataaatatccTGTACGCaatgactgtattattattattattattattattattattattattattattattattattatttacataaatatcttttacacaataactgtattattattattattattattattattattattattattattatcatcataagctaaactataaccctagatgctataagcccaagggcttcaacagggaaaatagcccagtgaggaaaggaaacaaggaattaaataaactataagagaagtaatgaacaactgaaataagatattttaaggactaacaacactaaaatagatctttcatatataaactatgaaaacttaaaactgaataagaggaagagaaataagatagaatagtatgcccgagtgtaccctcaagtaagagttttaatccaagaaagtggaagaccatggttcagaggctatggcactacccaaaactaaataaaagtggtttgattttggagtgtccttttcctagaagagctgcttaccatagctaaagagtattaaTGTAAATTCAAGAATACTAATACAAAATCAGCATACCTGATATATAGAATGAACTACTGAACTGACATCCACATCTAGAGCGAAGTTGGGCTGGTTGAGTCGCACAGCTCTCTGAAGAACGATGATGGCTTCATCCAGACGTCCTTTCACAATGAGCCACCGCGGAGATTTATCTATTAGGCTGGGAGAAAGTGTTTACTCTCTATGTTCAGTACATACTTCTGTAATCATACATGATCATGAGCACTACTGGTTGCTTGTTATGAAAGATTAATGGTCCGTCAAAGCTTCGCAGTAATCAATTTAATTCATAGCCTATAATTACATAAATAGCAAAAGGAAATCTATACTCATACTAAAAGAATGCATAATGTCTCCTCAACTGGACATTGGGAGTGCAGGTCAAGAGCTCAGACACAGATGCACCCTGTGTCAGAGCAATTGGTAGACAACAATTTACTCACTACATAAGCACTAGAATCACTAGACAAGGCCAGGAGGCGGCGGCTTGTAGTAAACGCCAGTCCCTGATACAATAGGCTATTCCAGCTATACCTATCATCATCAAGGCATAGGGCAAGGCTAGAAAAATGCCTACAGTTGGACGCAGACTTGGGTTGCATATTTCCATAGCTGTAAAGCAGAATACCATATTGATTATCCTTAAAACATCAGATTTGTCTTTTGATTTTCAAAAACTGAATATTAATAAAACTTTCCTATTGTTAACTAGACAAAAGCCAGGTAGTTACTCTATTCATAACCCAAGGAATTTGGAAATGCCTTCTTTATTCAAATTACAATATTCAATAAGAGAAATGATACAGAGAAGCCGAACCAGGATTTCCAGAGgtatctttattcataataacagATTATAACACCTCACTAATAATCTATGAGACCATAAGAACATTGAATGGACAATAGCTTACAGATTATGAAAGCAGGGCCAACCATGATGGTATTAAATACTCCCAAGAAAAATCTAGCCACCACAACAAGCCAAAACCATGGAGAAAACACCAGAGCTATGGTGAAGCATATCGTAAACAAAGTACCTGTTCTTATACACCAGCGTCGACCATATCTGGAGGCAAGAATGAAACAAATTGTTAGATATAAAAAAAGGTTTTCCTAATGTAATACCTTTCTCTAAGGCAGTATTTCAACAGTTGTGGTACTAGGGGACTGAAATTGTGCTCAATTCTCTAAATAAGATTTGAAACTTTACCAAAAAACAAACCACTTCTACCCATATTTTATAACCAGTCTGTTACTGCACATCATTTCATGCATATGATATGTAAGCTATTCTTGCAAAGTCCTTTCctatatttctttgattttttttttttactatatcaaAAACATTTAGATTCCATGTGATAGCTAACTGCACTTATCATGGCATTTAGGTTTATTTCTGTGAACTTGAACTCCACTCACCCTTACAATGCCTCTTCTATTCAATGTTTCCCGTCTTTCACTAGTCTCTGGAGCTTCTCTCTTTTGAACTTCAAAACTATATCAGTGCCAAATTCCAGTGACTCGAGTTCTATCTACTTTTTTTC
This DNA window, taken from Palaemon carinicauda isolate YSFRI2023 chromosome 10, ASM3689809v2, whole genome shotgun sequence, encodes the following:
- the LOC137648688 gene encoding organic cation transporter protein-like isoform X1 — encoded protein: MVEKMNNVDGLDDFLTKLGTGKWNYLFFATSAAVPGVLPIYLIGSEFLNSVTSFSCAVPDDNRTLPLNGSQCEMVERDSTGHEQIVPCEEWIYDTSLFHSTVAMEWNLVCDKARLASLFQTIYTAGGFMGAMVAGMAADRYGRRWCIRTGTLFTICFTIALVFSPWFWLVVVARFFLGVFNTIMVGPAFIISMEICNPSLRPTVGIFLALPYALMMIGIAGIAYCIRDWRLLQAAASWPCLVILVLMYLIDKSPRWLIVKGRLDEAIIVLQRAVRLNQPNFALDVDVSSVVHSIYQKQNETKTQKTQNEQNESGTSLHLPSTKTQDSMSARGGTDPSLSRPPNALGLDDGIGPWWAAPVALLRTKIIRKMTLVLVTVWLLQGVVYLGLPLSSSSFSSPFLYMALLGAFEIPAYSLTAPITKRIGRKSVVTTCLMTSGALLLSVAGFLLYHITNEWLHIGIVMISYLLVCTAYQVNFLYAPELFPTTLRPLGSAACTLSAYVGFSIPPFITYYTYGNNLAWVSAAVFGSCAIVAGLLVFLLPETNGRNLAETVADLVNRLEEEENLQSNGNGTQPASHLTYGSDGDSFNKSRVSTISGTYCNAGYT
- the LOC137648688 gene encoding organic cation transporter protein-like isoform X2; the encoded protein is MNNVDGLDDFLTKLGTGKWNYLFFATSAAVPGVLPIYLIGSEFLNSVTSFSCAVPDDNRTLPLNGSQCEMVERDSTGHEQIVPCEEWIYDTSLFHSTVAMEWNLVCDKARLASLFQTIYTAGGFMGAMVAGMAADRYGRRWCIRTGTLFTICFTIALVFSPWFWLVVVARFFLGVFNTIMVGPAFIISMEICNPSLRPTVGIFLALPYALMMIGIAGIAYCIRDWRLLQAAASWPCLVILVLMYLIDKSPRWLIVKGRLDEAIIVLQRAVRLNQPNFALDVDVSSVVHSIYQKQNETKTQKTQNEQNESGTSLHLPSTKTQDSMSARGGTDPSLSRPPNALGLDDGIGPWWAAPVALLRTKIIRKMTLVLVTVWLLQGVVYLGLPLSSSSFSSPFLYMALLGAFEIPAYSLTAPITKRIGRKSVVTTCLMTSGALLLSVAGFLLYHITNEWLHIGIVMISYLLVCTAYQVNFLYAPELFPTTLRPLGSAACTLSAYVGFSIPPFITYYTYGNNLAWVSAAVFGSCAIVAGLLVFLLPETNGRNLAETVADLVNRLEEEENLQSNGNGTQPASHLTYGSDGDSFNKSRVSTISGTYCNAGYT
- the LOC137648688 gene encoding organic cation transporter protein-like isoform X3, which gives rise to MVEKMNNVDGLDDFLTKLGTGKWNYLFFATSAAVPGVLPIYLIGSEFLNSVTSFSCAVPDDNRTLPLNGSQCEMVERDSTGHEQIVPCEEWIYDTSLFHSTVAMEWNLVCDKARLASLFQTIYTAGGFMGAMVAGMAADRYGRRWCIRTAMEICNPSLRPTVGIFLALPYALMMIGIAGIAYCIRDWRLLQAAASWPCLVILVLMYLIDKSPRWLIVKGRLDEAIIVLQRAVRLNQPNFALDVDVSSVVHSIYQKQNETKTQKTQNEQNESGTSLHLPSTKTQDSMSARGGTDPSLSRPPNALGLDDGIGPWWAAPVALLRTKIIRKMTLVLVTVWLLQGVVYLGLPLSSSSFSSPFLYMALLGAFEIPAYSLTAPITKRIGRKSVVTTCLMTSGALLLSVAGFLLYHITNEWLHIGIVMISYLLVCTAYQVNFLYAPELFPTTLRPLGSAACTLSAYVGFSIPPFITYYTYGNNLAWVSAAVFGSCAIVAGLLVFLLPETNGRNLAETVADLVNRLEEEENLQSNGNGTQPASHLTYGSDGDSFNKSRVSTISGTYCNAGYT